The following proteins are co-located in the Micromonospora viridifaciens genome:
- a CDS encoding ABC transporter permease: MNLVRSELLKIRTTSTWWLLGIGAFLATVLAFAVNAWFAHTALSGRGEEIGVTGEQASAPAMAANLYTSGQYLGLLFVMLIGILMVTNEFFHQTATTTFLTTPRRTSVILGKLGAASLLGFGFWLATTVLDLLAGAAFLSLDGHGAQLGEWEVQRALLLNLLAYAIWTILGVGIGTLIPNQLGAVITAAVLYLIGTQVVQLLFFLLSNALDNQAVMKWMVVWPATASQVMIGGEANQFMPAWWVGGVVLVGYALVSGVSGVLITRRRDIA, from the coding sequence ATGAACCTGGTCCGATCCGAGCTGCTGAAGATCCGCACCACCAGCACCTGGTGGCTGCTGGGCATCGGGGCGTTCCTCGCCACCGTCCTGGCCTTCGCCGTCAACGCCTGGTTCGCCCACACCGCGCTGAGCGGCCGGGGCGAGGAGATCGGGGTCACCGGCGAGCAGGCCAGCGCGCCGGCGATGGCGGCCAACCTCTACACCTCCGGGCAGTACCTCGGGCTGCTCTTCGTGATGCTGATCGGCATCCTGATGGTCACCAACGAGTTCTTCCACCAGACGGCGACCACCACCTTCCTCACCACGCCGCGCCGCACGTCGGTCATCCTCGGCAAGCTCGGCGCGGCATCGCTGCTCGGCTTCGGCTTCTGGTTGGCCACCACGGTGCTCGACCTGCTCGCCGGGGCGGCCTTCCTGTCCCTGGACGGCCACGGCGCCCAGCTCGGTGAGTGGGAGGTGCAGCGCGCGCTGCTGCTCAACCTGCTGGCGTACGCGATCTGGACGATCCTCGGGGTCGGCATCGGGACGCTGATCCCCAACCAGCTCGGCGCGGTGATCACCGCGGCGGTGCTCTACCTGATCGGCACCCAGGTCGTGCAGCTGCTCTTCTTCCTGCTCTCCAACGCGCTCGACAACCAGGCCGTGATGAAGTGGATGGTCGTCTGGCCGGCCACCGCCTCCCAGGTGATGATCGGCGGGGAAGCCAACCAGTTCATGCCCGCCTGGTGGGTGGGTGGCGTCGTGCTGGTGGGGTACGCCCTGGTCAGCGGGGTCAGCGGGGTCCTGATCACGCGGCGGCGGGACATCGCCTGA
- a CDS encoding ABC transporter ATP-binding protein — protein sequence MSDGQSSPSAGTGQIVVSGLTKQYKNVRAVDNLSFTVEPGRVTGFLGPNGAGKTTTLRMLLNLVTPTAGQATISGHRYADLADPLRSVGAVLEASSAHKGRTGINHLRVICAAAGLPRERADEALAMVGLTPAAKRKFKGYSLGMKQRLGIAAAMLGNPQVLILDEPANGLDPEGIRWMRGFLKGLATEGRTVLVSSHLLSEMQLLADDVVIIAAGRLVRQGPVDQVIGSMAHGTRVRVRTPQAEELAAALREQSATVDRDDHGALLVTGLDAPAVGRAALAAKIELHELTTERPDLEGVFLELTAGKAEIR from the coding sequence ATGTCCGACGGGCAGTCAAGCCCCAGCGCCGGGACCGGCCAGATCGTGGTGTCCGGACTGACCAAGCAGTACAAGAACGTTCGGGCGGTCGACAATCTGTCCTTCACCGTCGAGCCGGGACGGGTGACCGGCTTCCTGGGCCCGAACGGCGCCGGCAAGACGACCACCCTGCGCATGCTGCTCAACCTGGTCACCCCGACCGCCGGCCAGGCGACCATCAGCGGCCACCGGTACGCCGACCTGGCCGACCCGCTGCGCTCGGTGGGCGCGGTGCTGGAGGCGTCGAGCGCGCACAAGGGCCGCACCGGCATCAACCACCTGCGGGTGATCTGCGCGGCGGCCGGCCTGCCCCGTGAGCGGGCCGACGAGGCGCTCGCGATGGTCGGGCTGACCCCGGCGGCCAAGCGCAAGTTCAAGGGCTACTCGCTGGGCATGAAGCAGCGGCTCGGCATCGCCGCCGCGATGCTCGGCAACCCGCAGGTGCTGATCCTCGACGAGCCGGCCAACGGCCTCGACCCGGAGGGCATCCGCTGGATGCGCGGCTTCCTCAAGGGGCTGGCCACCGAGGGGCGGACCGTGCTGGTCTCCAGCCACCTGCTGTCGGAGATGCAGCTGCTCGCCGACGACGTGGTGATCATCGCGGCCGGCCGGCTGGTCCGGCAGGGGCCGGTGGACCAGGTGATCGGCTCGATGGCGCACGGCACCCGGGTGCGGGTCCGCACGCCGCAGGCCGAGGAGCTGGCCGCCGCTCTGCGCGAGCAGTCCGCCACGGTGGACCGCGACGATCACGGAGCGCTGCTGGTGACCGGGCTGGACGCGCCGGCCGTCGGCCGGGCGGCCCTGGCCGCCAAGATCGAGCTGCACGAGCTGACCACCGAGCGCCCCGACCTGGAGGGGGTCTTCCTCGAACTGACGGCCGGAAAGGCGGAGATCCGATGA
- a CDS encoding GNAT family N-acetyltransferase, with translation MAVLHAAGAPLTTSGYTLLIADDPALVAAAQRLRHEVFATELGAALHPGAAGLDTDEFDAHCDHLVVLREGTDEVVGTYRLLPPGRTARRYAEGEFDLTPLAPLRDDLVEAGRSCVHPDHRSGAVINLMWAGISRYLHLRGSRWLGGCASVPVADGGIAVAEVWRQVRARHLAPPPLRVAPRRPWFAEAPAPAETELSPAERRSLVPPLLRGYLRLGAWVCGEPAYDPDFGCADFYVLFSLDRMNPRYLRHFLGGEPS, from the coding sequence ATGGCTGTTCTGCACGCCGCTGGCGCACCCCTTACGACCAGCGGTTACACCCTGCTGATCGCCGACGACCCGGCGCTGGTCGCGGCCGCGCAACGCCTGCGCCACGAGGTGTTCGCCACCGAACTCGGCGCGGCCCTGCACCCCGGCGCGGCCGGGCTCGACACCGACGAGTTCGACGCGCACTGCGACCACCTGGTGGTGCTCCGGGAGGGCACCGACGAGGTGGTCGGCACCTACCGCCTGCTCCCGCCGGGCCGCACCGCTCGCCGGTACGCCGAGGGCGAGTTCGACCTGACCCCGCTGGCCCCGCTGCGGGACGACCTGGTCGAGGCGGGCCGCTCCTGCGTGCACCCGGACCACCGCTCCGGCGCGGTGATCAACCTGATGTGGGCCGGCATCTCCCGTTACCTGCACCTGCGCGGCTCGCGCTGGCTGGGCGGCTGCGCCTCGGTGCCGGTGGCCGACGGCGGGATCGCGGTCGCCGAGGTGTGGCGCCAGGTCAGGGCCCGGCACCTCGCCCCGCCGCCGCTGCGGGTGGCGCCCCGCCGCCCGTGGTTCGCCGAGGCGCCCGCCCCCGCCGAGACTGAGTTGTCGCCCGCCGAACGCCGGTCGCTGGTCCCCCCGCTGCTCCGCGGTTACCTGCGGCTCGGCGCGTGGGTCTGCGGCGAGCCGGCGTACGACCCGGACTTCGGCTGCGCCGACTTCTACGTGCTCTTCTCGCTGGACCGGATGAACCCGCGCTACCTGCGGCACTTCCTCGGCGGGGAGCCGTCGTGA
- a CDS encoding lysophospholipid acyltransferase family protein, translated as MTADGLWRPASGCGPWCLPAAGGPAVPLPRRVGRLLAVAGMLLAGIGLAVLLPLLPAWERRAVLRGWARGTLRALGVRLAVRGGLPRRRALLVANHASWLDILAVLAVAPARMLAKREVRAWPLVGPLAAAAGTVFVDRSRPRDLPATVRRVATALRAGHSVAVFPEGTTWCGEALDCQPGRGFRPAMFQAAVDAGAPIVPLRLTYRHAGDRTTLAAFLGAETLWESVRRVLAARDLTVSVTVAAALHPAADADRRVLARAAESAIHSPPTGRVPAGRPARRGTSRARVGTTPIPRASGREVVLDLAA; from the coding sequence GTGACCGCCGACGGGTTGTGGCGGCCCGCCTCGGGCTGCGGACCGTGGTGCCTGCCGGCCGCCGGTGGGCCGGCCGTGCCGCTCCCGCGCCGGGTGGGACGGCTGCTGGCGGTGGCCGGAATGCTGCTGGCCGGGATCGGGCTGGCCGTACTGCTACCGCTGCTGCCGGCGTGGGAGCGGCGGGCCGTGCTGCGCGGCTGGGCTCGGGGCACCCTCAGGGCGCTCGGCGTACGGCTGGCGGTCCGGGGCGGGCTGCCGCGCCGGCGGGCCCTGCTGGTCGCCAACCACGCCTCCTGGCTGGACATCCTCGCGGTGCTCGCGGTCGCGCCGGCCCGGATGCTCGCCAAGCGGGAGGTGCGGGCGTGGCCCCTGGTGGGGCCGCTGGCCGCCGCCGCCGGCACGGTCTTCGTGGACCGGTCCCGGCCGCGTGACCTGCCGGCCACGGTCCGTCGGGTGGCCACCGCACTGCGCGCCGGGCACTCGGTGGCGGTCTTCCCCGAGGGCACGACCTGGTGCGGCGAGGCGCTCGACTGCCAGCCCGGCCGGGGGTTCCGGCCGGCGATGTTCCAGGCCGCGGTCGATGCCGGGGCACCGATCGTGCCGCTGCGCCTCACCTACCGGCACGCCGGCGACCGGACCACGCTGGCCGCGTTCCTCGGTGCCGAGACGCTCTGGGAGTCGGTACGCCGGGTGCTGGCCGCCCGGGACCTGACCGTGTCGGTGACGGTGGCCGCCGCACTGCACCCGGCCGCGGACGCGGACCGCCGGGTGCTGGCCCGGGCCGCCGAGTCGGCGATCCACTCGCCCCCGACCGGGCGGGTGCCCGCGGGACGGCCGGCCCGGCGTGGGACCTCCCGTGCGCGCGTCGGGACGACCCCGATCCCGCGGGCATCCGGCCGGGAGGTGGTGCTGGACCTGGCCGCCTGA
- a CDS encoding DUF4097 family beta strand repeat-containing protein, giving the protein MASWTVDSPQRLTLDGPVTRLDVRLISGRLNVVATDGPARIDVARVSRRPVIVEHRDGRLFVGHQRHPRWPGFLWWLGQLGRRFRAEVSVAVPADVLADLRLVDGSLVASGLRRDTQVDVTSGQVTLMGLRGRTTAKVTSGPVEALGVAGDLSLETVSGEVILADSAPGRVHAHTVSGSITCDLDNPRGSEIRLSAISGSITVRVREDSDLTVDLHTVSGRITSGFPQVRGHVGLGAMKDSHGVLGAGEGKLSASATSGSIALLARPVEGADDVEELP; this is encoded by the coding sequence ATGGCCAGCTGGACGGTCGACAGCCCGCAGCGGCTCACCCTGGACGGGCCGGTCACCCGGCTCGACGTACGGCTGATCAGCGGCCGGCTCAACGTGGTCGCCACCGACGGCCCGGCGCGGATCGACGTCGCCCGGGTCAGCCGCCGGCCGGTGATCGTGGAGCACCGCGACGGCCGCCTGTTCGTCGGGCACCAGCGGCACCCCCGCTGGCCCGGCTTCCTCTGGTGGCTCGGCCAGCTCGGCCGCCGGTTCCGGGCCGAGGTCTCCGTCGCCGTGCCGGCCGACGTGCTGGCCGACCTGCGCCTGGTGGACGGCTCGCTGGTCGCGTCCGGCCTGCGTCGGGACACCCAGGTCGACGTCACCTCCGGTCAGGTCACCCTGATGGGGCTGCGCGGCCGCACCACCGCGAAGGTCACCTCCGGCCCGGTGGAGGCGCTCGGCGTCGCCGGTGACCTCTCCCTGGAGACGGTCTCCGGCGAGGTGATCCTCGCCGACAGCGCCCCCGGCCGGGTGCACGCGCACACCGTTTCCGGCTCGATCACCTGCGACCTGGACAATCCCCGGGGCAGCGAGATCCGGCTCAGCGCCATCTCCGGCAGCATCACCGTGCGGGTCCGGGAGGACAGCGACCTCACGGTCGACCTGCACACCGTCTCCGGCCGGATCACCAGCGGCTTCCCCCAGGTGCGCGGCCACGTCGGGCTGGGCGCGATGAAGGACAGCCACGGGGTCCTCGGCGCGGGCGAGGGTAAGCTCTCGGCGTCCGCGACGTCCGGCAGCATCGCGCTGCTCGCCCGACCCGTCGAGGGCGCCGACGACGTGGAGGAGCTGCCGTGA
- a CDS encoding PadR family transcriptional regulator: MTAVFSHGRLRLYLLKLLDDGPKHGYELIRLLEDRFLGLYAPSAGTIYPRLQRLEVEGLVTHTAAGGRKVYEITEAGRAELRQRADELATLESDITASVEDLSALAGEIRSEVRGSVRDLKRELREAARQTRQARWTPPPPARPTANAGPAAGAESPLLTEFDQRLAAFTAEVSALVRVGRLTDTQLRTAIRLLDGALDGLRRLLR; the protein is encoded by the coding sequence GTGACCGCCGTGTTCAGTCACGGGCGGCTCCGGCTCTACCTGCTCAAGCTCCTCGACGACGGCCCGAAGCACGGCTACGAGCTGATCCGGCTGCTGGAGGACCGCTTCCTCGGCCTGTACGCGCCGAGCGCCGGCACCATCTACCCCCGGCTGCAACGCCTGGAGGTCGAGGGGCTGGTCACCCACACCGCGGCCGGCGGTCGCAAGGTGTACGAGATCACCGAGGCGGGCCGCGCCGAGTTGCGGCAGCGCGCCGACGAGCTGGCCACCCTGGAATCGGACATCACCGCCTCGGTGGAGGACCTGTCCGCCCTGGCCGGCGAGATCCGCAGCGAGGTACGCGGCTCGGTGCGCGACCTCAAGCGGGAGCTGCGCGAGGCGGCCCGGCAGACCCGGCAGGCCCGTTGGACGCCGCCGCCGCCGGCCCGGCCCACGGCCAACGCTGGCCCGGCGGCGGGCGCCGAGTCGCCTCTGCTCACCGAGTTCGACCAGCGGCTGGCCGCGTTCACCGCCGAAGTGAGCGCGCTGGTCCGCGTCGGTCGGCTCACCGACACGCAGCTCCGGACGGCGATCCGGCTGCTCGACGGTGCGCTGGACGGGCTGCGCCGGCTGCTGCGCTGA
- a CDS encoding response regulator transcription factor: protein MVATQTEARLLVVEDDPNILELLSASLRFAGFDVATATSGSAALTAAKEHRPDLVVLDVMLPDLDGFEVIRMLREGGTRTPVVFLTARDATDDKIRGLTLGGDDYVTKPFSLEELTARIRAVLRRTATGDHAPSRLTFADLELDEETHEVHRAGQRVQLSPTEFKLLRYLMLNANRVLSKAQILDHVWNYDFRGDDNIVESYISYLRRKIDNTQPRLIHTLRGVGYVLRKPAA, encoded by the coding sequence ATGGTGGCTACCCAGACCGAGGCCCGACTGCTCGTGGTCGAGGACGATCCCAACATCCTCGAGCTGCTCTCCGCGAGCCTGCGCTTCGCGGGCTTCGACGTCGCCACCGCGACGAGCGGCAGCGCGGCGCTGACCGCGGCGAAGGAGCACCGCCCCGATCTGGTCGTGCTCGACGTGATGCTGCCCGACCTCGACGGCTTCGAGGTCATCCGGATGCTCCGCGAGGGCGGTACGCGTACCCCGGTGGTGTTCCTCACCGCCCGCGACGCCACCGACGACAAGATCCGCGGGCTCACCCTGGGCGGCGACGACTACGTCACCAAGCCGTTCAGCCTGGAGGAGCTGACCGCCCGGATCCGGGCGGTGCTGCGGCGTACCGCCACCGGCGACCACGCCCCCTCCCGGCTCACCTTCGCCGATCTGGAGCTGGACGAGGAGACCCACGAGGTGCACCGGGCCGGGCAGCGGGTGCAGCTGTCGCCGACCGAGTTCAAGCTGCTGCGCTACCTGATGCTGAACGCCAACCGGGTGCTGTCCAAGGCGCAGATCCTCGACCACGTGTGGAACTACGACTTCCGCGGCGACGACAACATCGTCGAGTCCTACATCTCGTACCTGCGGCGCAAGATCGACAACACCCAACCCCGGCTGATCCACACCCTGCGCGGGGTCGGGTACGTGCTGCGCAAGCCGGCGGCGTGA
- a CDS encoding sensor histidine kinase, with protein sequence MSAVHDAKGWLRGVPLRVKLVAAVLALVAGALVVISVSSAYFLHAYLVDQIDQELHAAANRVQSLTPASPGIALPSDYLVVLTDPDTGQAAAPIYDTTRFQSRDLPTWPSDAAGFQQLQGDAFTARARDSSVRWRMLFIQLPNGQWAAIGEHMIDVDQAVKQLAWIDLLVGGAVLIVLASLGAGIVRTSLKPLVEIERTAAAIAGGDLTRRVPDPEEGRAVPTSELGRLSRALNAMLAQIEAAFTARAASEAAARSAEVSARDAAAAAQASEARARRSEERMRQFIADASHELRTPLTTIRGFAELYRQGAARQPEQTAGLLRRIEDEAARMGLLVEDLLLLARMDRERPIALAPVELPVLASDAVQAARAVEPERPIKLDIEPGAGTLVVLGDDARLRQVIGNLMTNALTHTPPDASVTLRLRVEPGNLAVIEVADTGPGLTPEQAERVFERFYRVDAARTRRAGGPTSTGLGLAIVAALVAAHHGTVEVAETPGGGATFRVKLPLLPESPEPGD encoded by the coding sequence GTGAGCGCCGTCCACGACGCGAAGGGCTGGCTGCGGGGAGTCCCGCTGCGGGTGAAGCTGGTCGCCGCAGTGTTGGCGCTGGTGGCCGGTGCCCTGGTCGTGATCAGCGTCTCCAGCGCCTACTTCCTGCACGCCTACCTTGTGGATCAGATCGACCAGGAGCTGCACGCCGCGGCCAACCGGGTCCAGTCGCTCACGCCCGCCAGCCCCGGGATCGCGCTGCCCAGCGACTACCTGGTGGTGCTGACCGACCCGGACACCGGCCAGGCAGCGGCCCCCATCTACGACACCACCCGCTTCCAGTCGCGGGACCTGCCGACCTGGCCGTCCGACGCGGCGGGCTTCCAGCAGCTGCAGGGTGATGCCTTCACGGCCCGTGCGCGGGACAGCTCGGTCCGCTGGCGCATGCTCTTCATTCAGCTGCCGAACGGGCAGTGGGCCGCCATCGGCGAGCACATGATCGACGTCGACCAGGCGGTCAAGCAGCTCGCCTGGATCGACCTGCTGGTCGGTGGAGCCGTACTGATCGTCCTGGCCTCGTTGGGCGCGGGGATCGTGCGTACCAGTCTCAAGCCGCTTGTCGAGATCGAGCGGACCGCGGCGGCCATCGCCGGCGGCGACCTGACCCGGCGGGTGCCCGACCCGGAGGAGGGCCGGGCGGTGCCGACCTCCGAGCTGGGCCGGTTGTCCCGGGCGCTGAACGCGATGCTCGCCCAGATCGAGGCGGCCTTCACCGCCCGGGCGGCGTCCGAGGCGGCGGCCCGCAGCGCGGAGGTCAGCGCCCGGGACGCGGCCGCGGCGGCCCAGGCCTCCGAGGCGCGGGCCCGCCGCTCCGAGGAGCGGATGCGGCAGTTCATCGCGGACGCCTCGCACGAGCTGCGTACCCCGCTGACCACCATCCGGGGCTTCGCCGAGCTCTACCGGCAGGGCGCGGCCCGGCAGCCCGAGCAGACCGCCGGGCTGCTGCGCCGGATCGAGGACGAGGCGGCCCGGATGGGGCTGCTGGTGGAGGACCTGCTGCTGCTGGCCCGGATGGACCGGGAACGGCCGATCGCGCTGGCCCCGGTGGAGCTGCCGGTGCTCGCCTCCGACGCGGTGCAGGCGGCCCGGGCGGTCGAGCCGGAGCGCCCGATCAAGCTGGACATCGAGCCCGGCGCCGGGACGCTGGTGGTGCTCGGCGACGACGCCCGGCTGCGGCAGGTGATCGGCAACCTGATGACCAACGCGCTCACCCACACCCCACCGGACGCCTCGGTGACCCTGCGGCTGCGGGTGGAACCCGGCAACCTGGCCGTGATCGAGGTGGCGGACACCGGTCCGGGCCTCACCCCGGAGCAGGCCGAGCGGGTCTTCGAGCGGTTCTACCGGGTGGACGCGGCGCGGACCCGGCGGGCCGGCGGGCCGACCAGCACCGGGCTGGGGCTGGCCATCGTGGCCGCGCTGGTGGCGGCACACCACGGCACGGTGGAGGTGGCCGAAACGCCGGGCGGCGGGGCGACCTTCCGGGTCAAACTGCCGCTGCTGCCCGAGTCGCCGGAGCCGGGCGACTGA